Proteins co-encoded in one Bacillus infantis NRRL B-14911 genomic window:
- a CDS encoding ABC transporter ATP-binding protein, whose translation MVLELEHVTKRFGKFTAVDDLSLTIPEKEMFGFLGANGAGKTTTFRMVLGLLEPTSGRISWDGNTIDYSTSPIIGYLPEERGLYPKLKVRDQVVYLARLRGMKKPDILKELDYWLNRFKVPEYANKKVEELSKGNQQKIQFIASVIHKPKLLILDEPFSGLDPVNVELLKSAVLELKEKGTTIVFSSHRMEHVEEMCEHLCIMHKGRPVVHGALKEIKRAFGRKNLVIHADFKLDFLSGFPGVEKVKQTAEGVHLQIEGEKAAEAILKEIAGRGFVRKFVLEEPSLNDIFIEKVGASYE comes from the coding sequence ATGGTACTTGAGCTTGAACATGTGACAAAAAGATTTGGAAAGTTCACGGCGGTGGATGATCTGTCCCTGACCATCCCGGAAAAGGAAATGTTCGGATTTCTGGGGGCAAATGGTGCAGGTAAAACAACAACATTCCGGATGGTGCTCGGCCTGCTGGAGCCGACAAGCGGGCGCATTTCCTGGGACGGGAACACAATTGATTACTCGACAAGCCCAATCATAGGCTATCTCCCGGAAGAGCGCGGCCTTTATCCGAAGCTGAAGGTCAGGGATCAGGTTGTATACCTGGCAAGGCTGAGAGGGATGAAGAAGCCGGATATTCTGAAAGAGCTGGACTATTGGCTTAATAGGTTCAAGGTGCCGGAATACGCAAACAAAAAGGTGGAGGAACTTTCCAAGGGGAATCAGCAGAAGATCCAGTTTATTGCCAGCGTTATACATAAACCCAAGCTATTAATCCTTGATGAGCCTTTCAGCGGATTGGATCCGGTAAATGTCGAGCTATTGAAAAGCGCTGTGCTTGAACTAAAGGAGAAAGGCACGACCATTGTGTTTTCCAGCCACCGGATGGAGCATGTGGAGGAAATGTGCGAGCATTTATGCATCATGCATAAGGGACGCCCTGTTGTCCACGGAGCACTTAAGGAAATTAAAAGGGCGTTCGGGCGGAAGAACCTTGTGATCCATGCGGACTTCAAACTGGATTTCTTAAGCGGATTCCCTGGAGTGGAAAAGGTAAAGCAGACTGCGGAGGGCGTGCATCTGCAGATTGAAGGGGAAAAGGCTGCGGAGGCAATTTTAAAAGAAATTGCCGGCAGGGGATTTGTCAGGAAGTTTGTTCTTGAGGAGCCTTCGCTGAACGATATTTTCATAGAAAAGGTGGGTGCTTCTTATGAATAA
- a CDS encoding YhzD family protein, which yields MKTYKLTAFENDGEKILDESFQAGSDDEAKEIGGNLLNEKGLSGKTHRCTSPLGKLLLFHP from the coding sequence ATGAAAACCTATAAACTCACAGCCTTCGAAAATGATGGAGAAAAAATCCTTGATGAAAGCTTCCAGGCCGGCAGCGACGACGAAGCGAAAGAAATCGGCGGAAACCTCCTAAACGAAAAAGGACTCAGCGGCAAAACCCACCGCTGCACCTCCCCGCTTGGGAAACTGTTATTATTTCATCCATAG
- a CDS encoding LysE family transporter yields the protein MSIGIYISYIVLGLSLAAPIGPVNAVRLEKGLKNGFWHAWIVGAGSMIADGVYMLIVYLGLVQFLDSPMIQTFLWLFGGFILLYSGIEGMMNANKISVTYIRSKESLFKCFFTGFIMSVSSPLSILFWLGIYGSVLAKTASSFGTGQLLVYSLMIFIGLGLWDIFVAGLTSGFRRFLTSKAIIIISMLSGLSLILFGIYFGYQGIASLFG from the coding sequence TTGAGCATTGGAATATACATCAGCTATATCGTTTTAGGACTTTCACTGGCGGCGCCGATCGGCCCTGTCAATGCTGTCAGGCTGGAAAAGGGGCTGAAAAACGGATTTTGGCACGCATGGATTGTCGGCGCGGGATCGATGATCGCTGACGGGGTTTATATGCTGATCGTCTATCTCGGACTCGTGCAATTCCTTGACTCCCCTATGATTCAAACCTTCCTGTGGCTGTTCGGCGGTTTTATTCTTCTTTATTCCGGAATCGAAGGCATGATGAATGCCAATAAAATATCTGTCACTTACATACGGAGCAAAGAATCGCTGTTCAAATGCTTTTTCACCGGATTCATCATGTCGGTTTCAAGCCCGCTGTCGATTTTGTTTTGGCTGGGGATTTACGGATCGGTTTTGGCCAAAACTGCGTCCTCCTTTGGGACAGGCCAGCTTCTTGTCTACAGCCTCATGATTTTTATCGGACTGGGCCTTTGGGACATTTTTGTGGCAGGCCTGACGAGCGGATTCAGGCGGTTCCTGACCTCAAAAGCGATCATCATCATCAGCATGCTTTCCGGACTGTCGCTTATTCTTTTCGGAATCTATTTTGGATATCAGGGGATTGCTTCTTTGTTTGGATAA
- the yhaM gene encoding 3'-5' exoribonuclease YhaM, which produces MNKGIMNYEVGEQAELFMLIKSSTKGIASNGKPFLSLVFQDQSGDIEAKLWDASEEDVKSYSPETIVKVAGDIQNYRGRSQLRIRQIRTASPSDSVKLADFLETAPIGTDEMTSKITQYIFEMKNPNIQRITRHLIKKHNEAFLHYPAATKNHHEFVSGLAYHVVSMLDLAKAISGLYPSLDKDLLYAGVILHDLGKVIELSGPISTSYTVEGNLLGHITIMVTEIGKAADELGISGEEVLVLQHLVLSHHGKAEWGSPKPPLIKEAEILHYIDNLDAKMNMMDRALERVKPGEYTERVFALDNRAFYKPVFHK; this is translated from the coding sequence ATGAATAAGGGGATTATGAATTACGAGGTTGGAGAGCAGGCAGAGCTGTTCATGCTGATTAAAAGCTCGACGAAAGGAATTGCCAGCAATGGCAAACCATTCTTATCGCTCGTCTTCCAGGATCAGAGCGGCGATATAGAAGCAAAGCTCTGGGATGCTTCTGAAGAAGATGTTAAAAGCTACTCTCCTGAAACGATTGTTAAAGTTGCAGGCGATATCCAGAATTACCGGGGCCGGAGCCAATTGCGGATCCGCCAGATCCGGACGGCCTCACCATCTGATTCTGTCAAACTGGCAGACTTCCTGGAGACAGCACCGATCGGCACAGATGAAATGACCAGCAAAATTACACAGTATATATTCGAGATGAAGAATCCGAATATCCAGCGTATCACAAGGCATCTGATCAAAAAGCATAATGAGGCATTCCTTCATTATCCGGCAGCAACAAAGAACCATCATGAATTTGTTTCCGGACTGGCTTATCATGTCGTGAGCATGCTGGATCTGGCCAAGGCGATTTCAGGCCTTTATCCAAGCCTTGATAAGGATCTTTTGTATGCCGGGGTTATTCTCCATGATCTTGGAAAGGTAATTGAGCTTTCCGGGCCGATTTCGACTTCTTATACGGTGGAAGGAAATCTGCTAGGCCATATTACGATCATGGTGACTGAAATCGGCAAGGCTGCAGATGAACTGGGTATCTCAGGTGAAGAGGTGCTTGTGCTCCAGCATCTGGTCCTTTCCCATCATGGCAAAGCAGAATGGGGCAGCCCGAAGCCGCCGCTGATCAAAGAGGCGGAAATCCTCCATTATATAGATAATCTGGATGCAAAGATGAATATGATGGACAGGGCCTTGGAGAGAGTGAAGCCGGGAGAATATACAGAACGTGTATTTGCACTTGATAACCGTGCCTTCTATAAGCCGGTATTCCATAAATGA
- a CDS encoding AAA family ATPase: protein MKILEIHIYGYGKLEDAVYSGIGDFQVFFGENEAGKSTIMSFIHSILFGFPSRQQAELRYEPKFGAKYGGRITASFPGRGKAVIERVKGKSAGDVSVVMETGERGGEELLGELLSHVDKTLFQAIFSFNLHGLQNVHSMKNEELSKFLFSAGAIGSDRLAAAENKIQKEMEGLFRPGGKIPVLNDQLKKLKQLHADLKKAEQKNGQYWAMAAERKAAAARIESLRNEADALGVRLYQLEEWMRMGPVHKKVQLLRQEAEAGTGGRFPPGGLEKLEQLNQNEIPLKGRDASLSARLAALREEAGKISPDQLVLDHEKEILSLHEKMPAYGQLVQQAKQASYKIRKLEEESDQLKDRLHLRLSDEELEQADTSIFMQEKTAEAQRKKQRLAEKRAELDERFSEEKDRLVSLEEELNQVNAALLPDEELGEIRRRLAGESDPESLLRKREDLEGRSAFLKNAIRHDKASQQKQRAAVKIQALMVALICAGLIAWGLADSQWEFMLAAIPGFAFIAWLLLKKEDNSPSRFLKEELISIEKSMEELDERIKSPQAEGAFYLKERIEKDRQLRERQLQLNVRLQQQNEQYDKVIAAFEIWEEESALADSLLAELGRQLFIPASLAQSHVHDAFMLLEKLKSVRRELRHEKAEAAAAEKAAAEIAGLANRLAELILEEAGGSVQETAFTLKKRLLEAQGKWNELKAKEAAIQELKEEKEQCVRELAYISEEKEKLFLTAEADTEGDFIEKGIHAVKQEELQEEIRHLDRQLKLSSLTEKERVEFSAIPAPEAEIARCRETLDDIKKELPQLQDKVASLNHEIAMIEEGGLYSDLLHRFSLAKSEFNEGARKWAKYALARKLLENTAEAYKQEYMPEMLGKAEEFLSVLTGGHYVRITPKEEGAGLLVEKGDGTLFEANELSQATAEQVYVSIRLALAAAIYKRYSFPIIIDDSFVNFDHVRTRRMIELLRGLRGHQILFFTCQRHLLEHFHPDEAADLQGRKVQLADN from the coding sequence ATGAAAATACTTGAAATCCATATATACGGCTACGGCAAACTTGAAGATGCTGTCTATTCCGGCATTGGAGATTTCCAGGTCTTCTTTGGCGAAAATGAAGCAGGCAAATCTACCATCATGTCTTTTATACACAGCATCCTGTTTGGCTTTCCCTCCAGGCAGCAGGCTGAGCTCAGATATGAACCGAAATTTGGGGCGAAATACGGAGGCAGGATCACAGCTTCCTTCCCTGGAAGGGGAAAAGCAGTCATCGAGCGGGTAAAAGGAAAATCAGCAGGAGATGTAAGTGTGGTGATGGAGACTGGGGAACGAGGAGGGGAAGAGCTCCTTGGCGAACTCCTTTCACATGTAGATAAAACGCTTTTCCAGGCCATTTTTTCATTCAATCTCCATGGGCTGCAGAATGTCCACTCCATGAAAAATGAAGAGCTGAGCAAATTCCTTTTTTCCGCCGGTGCTATAGGGTCTGATCGTCTGGCAGCTGCAGAAAACAAAATACAGAAAGAAATGGAAGGGCTTTTTAGGCCGGGCGGGAAAATCCCTGTTTTGAATGACCAGCTGAAAAAACTGAAGCAGCTGCATGCTGATCTTAAAAAAGCAGAACAGAAAAACGGACAATATTGGGCCATGGCGGCTGAGCGGAAGGCTGCTGCCGCGAGGATTGAAAGCCTGCGCAATGAAGCAGATGCATTAGGGGTCCGGCTCTATCAGCTGGAAGAGTGGATGCGTATGGGCCCGGTCCATAAAAAGGTGCAGCTTTTAAGGCAGGAAGCAGAAGCCGGTACAGGGGGGCGTTTTCCTCCGGGAGGGCTGGAGAAACTGGAGCAGCTGAACCAAAATGAAATCCCGCTGAAGGGAAGGGATGCGAGCCTTTCAGCCAGGCTTGCTGCCCTTAGGGAAGAGGCAGGGAAGATCAGCCCGGATCAGCTGGTCCTTGATCATGAAAAAGAGATCCTGTCACTTCACGAAAAGATGCCTGCATACGGACAGCTTGTCCAGCAGGCTAAGCAGGCTTCCTATAAAATCAGGAAGCTGGAGGAAGAGTCGGATCAATTGAAGGACAGGCTTCATCTGCGCTTGTCAGATGAAGAGCTGGAACAGGCAGATACAAGCATCTTCATGCAGGAAAAAACTGCTGAGGCACAGCGCAAAAAGCAGAGGCTTGCAGAAAAGCGTGCGGAGCTTGATGAACGCTTCTCGGAAGAAAAGGACAGGCTGGTCAGCTTGGAAGAGGAATTAAATCAGGTGAATGCCGCTCTCCTGCCCGATGAAGAGCTGGGAGAAATCCGCCGCCGGCTCGCGGGGGAATCTGATCCCGAGAGTCTTCTGAGAAAAAGGGAAGACCTTGAGGGAAGGTCAGCCTTCCTGAAGAATGCAATCCGGCATGACAAAGCATCGCAGCAAAAACAGCGTGCAGCAGTAAAGATTCAGGCGCTGATGGTTGCGCTCATCTGTGCCGGGCTGATTGCCTGGGGCCTGGCAGATAGCCAATGGGAGTTTATGCTTGCAGCTATACCAGGATTTGCTTTTATTGCCTGGCTTTTATTGAAAAAAGAAGACAACAGCCCATCGAGATTTCTAAAGGAAGAGCTTATTTCCATTGAGAAAAGCATGGAAGAACTGGATGAACGCATAAAAAGTCCGCAGGCGGAAGGGGCGTTTTACCTGAAAGAGCGGATTGAAAAGGACAGGCAGCTTAGGGAACGGCAGCTGCAGCTGAATGTCAGGCTGCAGCAGCAGAATGAGCAATATGATAAAGTCATTGCTGCTTTTGAAATATGGGAGGAAGAATCCGCCCTTGCAGACAGCCTTCTTGCAGAACTCGGCAGGCAGCTGTTCATTCCTGCTTCCTTGGCACAGTCCCATGTCCATGATGCTTTCATGCTGCTGGAAAAGCTAAAATCGGTCAGGCGTGAGCTCCGCCATGAAAAAGCGGAGGCAGCTGCTGCTGAGAAAGCAGCTGCTGAAATTGCTGGACTCGCCAATAGGCTTGCAGAGCTCATCCTAGAAGAAGCAGGAGGCAGTGTGCAGGAGACAGCCTTTACTTTGAAAAAACGGCTGCTGGAGGCTCAGGGCAAATGGAATGAGCTTAAAGCAAAGGAAGCAGCCATACAGGAGCTGAAAGAAGAGAAAGAGCAATGTGTTCGAGAGCTGGCTTACATCAGTGAAGAAAAAGAAAAGCTGTTCTTGACTGCTGAGGCAGACACAGAGGGGGATTTCATTGAAAAAGGGATTCATGCAGTAAAGCAGGAAGAGCTGCAGGAAGAAATCAGGCATCTGGACAGGCAGCTGAAGCTTTCTTCCTTAACGGAAAAGGAAAGGGTTGAGTTCTCTGCCATTCCTGCTCCTGAAGCGGAAATTGCACGCTGCAGAGAAACCCTGGACGATATCAAAAAAGAACTCCCTCAGCTTCAGGATAAAGTGGCATCGCTGAACCATGAAATTGCCATGATCGAGGAAGGCGGCTTATACAGCGACCTGCTGCATAGATTTTCCCTTGCAAAGAGCGAGTTCAATGAAGGGGCGAGAAAGTGGGCCAAATATGCATTGGCCAGAAAGCTCCTTGAGAATACCGCTGAAGCGTACAAGCAAGAATATATGCCGGAGATGCTGGGAAAGGCGGAAGAATTTCTTTCCGTACTGACAGGCGGGCACTATGTCCGCATCACTCCAAAAGAAGAGGGGGCAGGACTTCTCGTGGAGAAAGGCGATGGCACCCTTTTCGAAGCCAATGAACTCAGCCAGGCAACGGCTGAGCAGGTGTATGTTTCCATCAGGCTGGCCTTGGCGGCAGCCATCTATAAAAGATACTCATTCCCTATCATCATCGATGACAGCTTCGTCAATTTCGATCATGTAAGAACCAGGAGGATGATTGAGCTCCTGAGGGGTCTGAGGGGCCATCAGATATTGTTTTTTACCTGCCAAAGGCATCTGCTTGAACACTTTCATCCAGATGAGGCGGCAGACCTTCAGGGCAGGAAAGTACAGCTCGCTGATAATTGA
- a CDS encoding sporulation YhaL family protein, which translates to MIPIWVYLVAAGIIISAIMAVKTGKEERREEREGIESEGEIYMKRLEREKEERKSASRSLS; encoded by the coding sequence ATGATTCCAATTTGGGTATACCTGGTTGCAGCAGGGATTATCATAAGCGCCATAATGGCTGTAAAGACCGGGAAAGAAGAGCGCAGGGAAGAAAGGGAAGGAATAGAAAGTGAAGGTGAAATATACATGAAAAGGCTCGAGAGGGAGAAGGAAGAGCGGAAATCAGCTTCACGTTCTCTTTCGTGA
- a CDS encoding ABC transporter permease — protein sequence MNNFWIILFHTYWSKLKTKSFIITTIVTLLLIIGLTNMQQIIETFDSGDDEVKVAVIDETGNLLNPLQQQLNTAGSTLKLEEFSGSADDGEAKVKDGDYAGLLTLSADSEELPAAEYKSLSLADTSVSGELEGALQQVKTGIAASKINLSDAELASLYEPVQFQRDALEENAKTEEELTQARGLVYVLLFIIYFAVIMYSSMIAMEVATEKSSRVMEILISSVSPIKQMFAKILGIALLSLTQLSVLLLVGYFFVKRNLESMQGGFFEFFGFGDIPAATIMYAVVFFILGYLLYATLAAFLGSLVSRIEDVQQMIMPMTMLVVAGFMIAIIGLSQPEKAFVTISSYIPFFTPMLMFMRVGMLTLPVWEPIAGIGILVVSILLLSIFGARVYKGGVLMYGKSNSFKDIKKALQLSKNK from the coding sequence ATGAATAATTTCTGGATTATCCTATTCCACACATACTGGAGCAAACTGAAGACGAAATCATTCATTATTACAACGATTGTCACGCTGCTGCTGATCATCGGCCTTACAAATATGCAGCAGATCATTGAAACGTTCGACAGTGGAGATGATGAGGTAAAGGTGGCTGTAATCGATGAAACAGGCAATCTCCTGAATCCTCTCCAGCAGCAGCTGAATACAGCAGGCAGCACCCTGAAGCTTGAAGAGTTCAGCGGTTCGGCAGACGATGGCGAGGCAAAAGTGAAGGATGGCGATTATGCAGGGCTGCTTACTCTCTCAGCCGATTCCGAAGAGCTTCCTGCTGCCGAATACAAATCCCTCAGCCTGGCGGATACATCGGTATCAGGTGAGTTGGAGGGAGCCCTTCAGCAGGTAAAGACCGGGATCGCAGCCTCAAAAATCAATCTTTCTGATGCTGAGCTTGCCAGTCTCTATGAGCCTGTCCAGTTCCAAAGGGATGCGCTGGAGGAGAATGCCAAAACAGAAGAAGAGCTGACACAGGCAAGGGGCCTTGTTTATGTGCTGCTGTTCATCATCTATTTTGCTGTCATCATGTATTCAAGCATGATTGCGATGGAAGTAGCTACGGAAAAATCTTCGCGTGTGATGGAAATCCTGATTTCAAGCGTTTCACCCATCAAGCAGATGTTCGCCAAAATTCTCGGGATCGCCTTGCTTAGCCTGACGCAGCTGTCGGTGCTGCTGCTGGTAGGCTACTTTTTCGTCAAGCGGAATCTTGAGTCGATGCAGGGAGGCTTCTTTGAATTCTTCGGATTCGGCGATATTCCGGCAGCCACTATCATGTATGCTGTAGTGTTCTTTATTCTCGGCTATCTCCTGTATGCCACACTTGCAGCTTTCCTGGGCTCGCTTGTCAGCAGGATCGAGGATGTCCAGCAGATGATCATGCCGATGACCATGCTCGTTGTAGCCGGCTTTATGATCGCGATCATCGGGCTGTCACAGCCGGAAAAAGCATTTGTGACCATCAGCTCCTATATCCCGTTCTTTACCCCGATGCTGATGTTCATGAGAGTAGGAATGCTCACCCTGCCGGTCTGGGAGCCGATAGCGGGGATTGGGATCCTGGTTGTGTCCATCCTGCTGCTCTCAATATTTGGAGCAAGGGTATACAAGGGCGGAGTGCTCATGTACGGAAAATCCAATTCCTTCAAGGATATAAAAAAAGCTTTGCAGCTGTCTAAAAATAAATAG
- the thiC gene encoding phosphomethylpyrimidine synthase ThiC → MKDLYQMNRLFFSGSRKVYVNGIRDDIKVPVREIIQESSRTAIGTEDNPPVCVYDTSGPYSDPDFEIDITKGLPRVREGWIEERKDAEAYQGRVQKPEDNGLRAGTEVSYADIFPNKAPFPLKAKEGRNVTQLHYARKGIITPEMEFIAIRENLDPEFVRSEVASGRAIIPANINHPEAEPMIIGRHFHVKVNANIGNSAVSSSIAEEVEKMTWAVHWGADTIMDLSTGKNIHETREWVIRNSPVPVGTVPIYQALEKVKGIAGDLTWDIYRDTLIEQAEQGVDYFTIHAGVLLRYIQLTAERTTGIVSRGGSIMAQWCLQHHKENFLYTHFEEICEILKAYDISISLGDGLRPGSIADANDEAQFAELETLGELTEIAWKHDVQVMIEGPGHVPMHKIKENVDKQMEICKEAPFYTLGPLTTDIAPGYDHITSAIGAAMIGWFGTSMLCYVTPKEHLGLPDKNDVREGVIAYKIAAHAADLAKGHPGAQVRDDALSKARFDFRWNDQFNLSLDPERARAYHDETLPAEGAKTAHFCSMCGPKFCSMRISKDIRQMAKGQGKTVSEAIEDTMEQKAGEFASRGSSIY, encoded by the coding sequence ATGAAAGATTTATATCAAATGAATAGACTGTTTTTTTCAGGAAGCCGGAAAGTATATGTAAACGGCATCAGGGACGATATAAAGGTCCCGGTCAGGGAAATAATCCAGGAAAGCTCGAGGACTGCTATTGGAACAGAGGACAATCCGCCTGTTTGTGTATATGACACGAGCGGCCCTTATTCTGATCCTGATTTTGAGATAGATATAACGAAAGGTTTGCCCCGGGTAAGGGAAGGCTGGATTGAGGAGCGGAAGGATGCGGAAGCTTATCAAGGCAGAGTGCAGAAGCCGGAGGATAACGGGCTTCGGGCCGGGACCGAAGTTTCTTATGCAGACATTTTCCCGAATAAAGCCCCCTTCCCTCTCAAGGCAAAAGAGGGCAGGAATGTGACTCAGCTGCATTATGCCCGGAAAGGGATCATTACACCTGAAATGGAGTTCATCGCCATCAGGGAAAATCTGGATCCTGAATTCGTCAGGAGCGAGGTGGCAAGCGGAAGGGCGATCATTCCTGCCAATATCAATCACCCGGAGGCGGAACCGATGATCATCGGCCGCCATTTTCATGTGAAGGTCAATGCGAATATCGGCAATTCGGCTGTTTCTTCCTCCATCGCGGAAGAAGTGGAAAAAATGACCTGGGCAGTGCACTGGGGGGCAGATACGATTATGGATCTTTCGACCGGGAAGAACATCCATGAAACCCGTGAATGGGTCATCCGCAATTCTCCAGTTCCTGTTGGGACTGTACCGATTTATCAGGCACTTGAAAAGGTGAAGGGGATTGCCGGGGATCTGACCTGGGACATATACAGGGATACCTTGATAGAGCAGGCTGAACAGGGAGTGGATTATTTTACAATCCATGCAGGGGTGCTGCTCCGCTATATTCAGCTGACTGCCGAAAGGACGACAGGTATTGTATCCAGGGGAGGGTCGATCATGGCCCAATGGTGCCTCCAGCATCATAAAGAGAATTTCCTGTATACGCATTTTGAGGAAATCTGTGAAATTTTAAAAGCTTACGATATTTCCATCTCTCTCGGAGATGGGCTGCGTCCGGGTTCTATAGCAGATGCGAATGATGAGGCTCAATTTGCGGAGCTAGAAACGCTCGGAGAGTTAACTGAAATAGCCTGGAAGCATGATGTCCAGGTGATGATCGAGGGGCCGGGGCATGTTCCGATGCATAAGATCAAAGAAAATGTAGATAAGCAGATGGAAATTTGCAAGGAGGCGCCATTTTATACGCTTGGCCCACTGACGACAGATATAGCCCCGGGATATGATCATATTACATCCGCAATAGGAGCAGCGATGATCGGATGGTTTGGCACTAGTATGCTTTGCTATGTAACGCCAAAGGAGCATCTTGGGCTTCCGGATAAAAACGATGTCAGGGAAGGGGTCATTGCTTATAAAATTGCAGCTCATGCCGCAGATCTAGCCAAAGGCCATCCCGGTGCCCAGGTTCGGGACGATGCATTGTCAAAGGCCAGGTTCGATTTCAGGTGGAACGACCAGTTCAATTTATCCCTGGATCCTGAACGGGCGCGGGCATACCATGATGAAACCCTGCCGGCCGAGGGGGCAAAAACCGCCCATTTCTGTTCTATGTGCGGCCCTAAATTTTGTTCTATGCGCATTTCCAAGGATATCCGCCAGATGGCCAAAGGTCAGGGGAAAACCGTTTCAGAGGCAATTGAGGATACAATGGAGCAAAAAGCCGGGGAGTTTGCCAGCCGTGGCTCATCCATCTATTGA
- a CDS encoding metallophosphoesterase family protein, translating to MKEITFIHAADLHLDSPMLGLSSLQDDLFDKIKESTFAALKNIVDAALARKVDFVILAGDLFDGEDRSIKAQARLRKEMNRLAEKNIPVYAVHGNHDHFEGTWSHISLPDNVHIFPHQPSEESYTAPNGTTVSLHGFSYPRRHVSERMISQYPVRGMSDFHIGILHGSLEGETGHGRYAPFILKELLDKEYDYWALGHIHKRMVLNAEPPVIYPGNTQGRSRKESGAKGCYHVTLNEAGADFEFLQCHSFRWEQRTVDISGLSAFDEVYSRCLQAVEEERKNGGVILELFLEGASLSPQDMNAVAGGELLSLLQEEEVGNMPFVWVSAVIAEEQQSWDRNQLREKADFFSGLFAAADGFEDFEESLGSLYSHPLARRYAESMEEGEKAVLLKEAEEMLLGLLYKND from the coding sequence ATGAAGGAAATTACATTTATTCATGCAGCAGACCTGCATCTGGACAGCCCTATGCTCGGGCTTTCCAGCCTGCAGGATGATTTATTCGATAAAATTAAAGAAAGCACATTTGCCGCTCTGAAAAATATAGTGGATGCTGCCCTTGCAAGGAAGGTGGACTTTGTCATTCTGGCAGGAGATCTGTTTGACGGTGAAGACAGGAGCATAAAGGCACAGGCAAGGCTGCGAAAGGAAATGAACCGCCTTGCGGAAAAGAATATACCTGTTTACGCAGTCCATGGAAATCATGACCATTTTGAGGGCACCTGGTCCCACATCAGTCTGCCGGACAATGTACATATTTTCCCTCACCAGCCAAGTGAGGAAAGCTATACAGCACCAAATGGGACAACGGTCAGCCTGCATGGCTTCAGCTACCCGAGGAGGCATGTTTCCGAGAGGATGATCAGCCAGTATCCGGTTCGGGGAATGTCGGACTTCCATATCGGCATCCTGCATGGCAGCCTTGAAGGGGAGACCGGCCATGGCCGCTATGCCCCGTTTATTTTAAAAGAGCTGCTGGATAAGGAATACGACTACTGGGCTCTGGGCCATATCCATAAAAGAATGGTTCTGAATGCTGAGCCGCCGGTCATCTATCCGGGAAATACTCAGGGGCGCAGCCGGAAGGAAAGCGGGGCGAAAGGCTGCTACCATGTCACACTGAATGAAGCAGGGGCAGATTTTGAATTTCTTCAATGCCACAGCTTCCGCTGGGAGCAGAGAACAGTCGATATCAGCGGACTATCAGCATTTGATGAGGTCTACAGCAGGTGCCTTCAAGCTGTTGAAGAAGAGCGGAAGAATGGCGGTGTCATTCTTGAACTTTTCCTGGAGGGGGCATCACTCAGTCCGCAGGATATGAATGCTGTGGCCGGGGGTGAACTGCTCTCACTCCTTCAAGAGGAAGAGGTAGGGAATATGCCATTTGTATGGGTGAGCGCAGTTATAGCCGAAGAGCAGCAGAGCTGGGACAGAAATCAGCTGAGGGAAAAAGCAGATTTTTTCAGCGGGCTGTTTGCTGCTGCGGACGGGTTTGAAGATTTTGAAGAAAGCTTGGGAAGCCTTTACAGCCACCCGCTGGCAAGAAGGTATGCAGAAAGTATGGAGGAGGGGGAAAAGGCAGTGCTTTTAAAAGAAGCGGAAGAGATGCTGCTGGGGCTCCTTTACAAAAATGACTGA